The Candidatus Binatia bacterium genome segment AGACGACCTGCTGGAGGCGGTCGGGGCTTCCGAGCACCGAGCCGATCGCCGGCGCCAGGTTCGCCTCGAGGCGCACGCCGTTGGCCTCCGCGGCGGGGCGCATGGTGTCGAGCGCGCCCTCGATCACGCTCTCGAGGCTGACCATCTGGAGCTTGAAGTCGAGCTGTCCCGCGATGAGCCGGGAGATGTCGAGGATGTCGGAGATCAGCCGGCTCTGGATCTGGGCGTTGCGGCTGATCGTCTCGACCGCGCGGGTCGTCGTGGCGGGATCCAGGGTTCCCTCGCGGAGCAGATTGGCCCAGCCCACGATCGCGTTGAGCGGCGTGCGCAGCTCGTGGGAGAGGGTGGCGAGGAACTCGTCCTTGAGCCGGTTCGCCTCCTCGGCCTGGCGCCGCGCCTCGCGCTCCACGAGTAGGTGCGAGCGCTCCTCCTCGGCCCGCTTCTCGTCGGTCACGTCCTGCCCGGTGCCGAGCATCCGGACCGCGCGCCCCTGATCGTCGACGACCACGCGGCCCCGCGCGGCCACGGTGAGGACCGTCTGATCGGGACGCACGACGCGGTGCTCGATCTTGAACGGCTGCCGGTTCCGGTGGGCCGCCTCGACCACACGCCGGACCAGGGGGCGGTCCTCGGGGTGCACGAGCGCGATGAAGGAATCGAACGTCGCCGGGAAGGTGGCGGGGTCCACCCCGTAGATCTCGTAGAGCTCTTCCGACCACCAGAGCGAGTCCCGCTCGATGTCCCACTCCCAGCTGCCCACCCGCGCGACCCGCTGCGCTTCGCGCAGGCGCGCCTCGCTCGTTCCGAGCGCCTCCTGGGCCCGCTCGCGCTCGCGCGCCTCCTCGCGGAGGGTCTGCACCGCGCGCTTCAGCTCGGCGGTGCGCGCTTCGACGCGCCCCTCCAGCTCCGTGGCCAGGCGGCGCACGCGCACCTCGTCCCGTCGGCGGCCCGCGAGCGCGGCGGTGACGGCGAGCACCAGCACCGAGGAGACCGAGGTGTAGGCCTGCAACAGGAGGAGCGACTCGTTCACGTCGGCCCGGGCGAAAGGCCCGGCTCCGCGGAGGGTGCCCAGGATGGCGATCCCCGAGAGCAGCAGCGTCGCGGTGGACGCCTCGCGGAGCGAGAATCGGAACGCCGCCCAGACCAGCACCGGGACGCACAGGAATTCCAGCGGCGGCGCCCCTCCCGGGAAGCTGGACGCGCCCCCGAATACGAGCGATGCGATGAGGATGAGCGACGCGAACAGGGCGGCCGCCTCCGCGGCGCGGCGCAGCTTCCATCGAACGTGGGGGCGGCGGAGCCAGAGGATGAGGAACGGCGCCACGACGAGGGCGCCGGAGAGATCGCCGAGCCACCAGGTGAGCCACACCGGCCCGTACTCGCGCCAGGCGACCGCGCCGGCGGCGGCGACGGCGGTCACGCCGATGGTCGGACTCGCCGCGGTGGCCAGCATGCCCATCCCGGCGAAGGCGAAGATCCGGCGGGGCTCTTCGAACGCGGCGGAACCCCCGGCGAAGCGTCGCACCAGCCAGGCGCCCGCCAGCGCCTCGAGCGTATTGCCGACGGCGACGGCGGCCGACACGGCGCCGGCTCCCGACACGGGAATGTTGACGAGGAAGGCGGCCGCGAGAATCGCCGGCCACATGCGATATCCGAACACGAGGAGGGCGGCGAGCGCGATCCCGGTGGGCGGCCACACCGCCGTCGCGCTGGAGCTGACCGAGGCGAGAGCGAGTCCCAGTCTTCCCGCCCCGTAGTACAGGGCCGCGACGCCTGCGGCGCGAATCAGGTCGCGTGCGGAGGGGCGTGGCATACGATCAGAGTATCATGCGGCGGAGCACCCAAAAAAAGGCCCGCGAAAGGTGTAGTTCGCATACGGCCGAGCCTGAGCCCGAACCGTCCGGCCTACACCTCCGCGGTGCCGCCCCCTTGTGGGGGGTTTTTCTATAGCCGAGAAACGCCTGTTAGGGATTCGACCGTCCCGGCGTCGCGCCGGTGCGTCCCGTCTGCCCCGGGTTCGTGGTGCTGCCCGTGCTGGGAACCGGCTCGCGGCGGCCCGCTTCGAAGCCCGTGGTCGGACTCGAGGACGAGGAGCCCTGGCGTTCGCGATCGCTGCTGCTGCCGAAACGGTCCTGAAGCTGCTCGCGGCCTTCCTGCACCTTGTCGCGCGCCGCGCTGCCGAGACGCTTGGCCGTCTCGCCCAGCTTGCGCCGCGTGTCGGTCCCGGCGGCGGGGGCGAACAGAAGCGCGACGCCGGCGCCGACGATGGCGCCGAGCATGAAGCCGGACATCCCGGACGCGACGCCCCTGGACTCTTCGTTCAGATAAGGATTCTCATTCATCTGCGTAGCCTCCGTTCGTCGCGGCGCGGCCGCGATGAAATCGGTTCGTGATTCGTTCGAAGAAGTGGGCCGTTCCCGTACGGACCCCGCGCGCGACGGCGACGGCGGTCATGACGGGACGCTCCACCTCTTCCAGAATGGCGTCCGAGAGCTGGGCGGTACGCTCGCCGATCGCCTCGAAGCGGTCCACGACGCGTCGTACGGGAGGGACGACTTCCTTGATGGAGACCACGAGTTCCTCGGCGCCGCTCGTCACGTGCTTCAGCTGAGCGATCCAGCCGCGAACTTCTTCCGTGAGCTCGTTGACTTTCTCGGTCGTTTTCCCCACCCGCTGGAGGGCGCTGACCGTGGCGATGGCGATGGCCACTACCGCAATTGTTACAATTACAAAGCAGATCTCGAGTAGCAGCGACATCCTTCATCCTCCTCCGGCCCCATCGGCCTTGCGGTTGGAGCGCACCCTTCGCTTCGCTCCTATGGCCCAACCCCTTCTCTTCCGAGGAACAGCAATATGAAGGCCAACGGCGCCGACACGGCGATCCCGCGGCTCACGACCGCGCGCCCGCGCCCAGGAGCAGCTCCCGAAGGCTGCGCAGATCGATCGGCTTCACGAAATGACGGTCGAAGCCGGCCTCCTTGGAGGCGCGCAGGTCCCCGTCGTCGCCGTAGCCGGTCAATGCGACGAGCGTCGCGGGGTGCTCTTCCTTCTTCAGCGCGCGCGCGACCTCGTACCCGTCCATATCGGGAAGGCTGATGTCGATCAGCGCGACCGACGGCCGTTCCCGGCGGAAGGTCTCGATCGCCTGCGCGCCGTCGTAGGCGACGCAGACCCGGTGGTTCCAGTGCTCCAGCAGGAGCGCCAGGCTGTCGGCCGAGTCGGGATCGTCGTCGACCACGAGGATCGAGAGGGGGCGCTCTTCGGCGCGCGTGATCTCGTCGGCGCTCATCCGTTCACGATCTCCCCCCCGTTGGGGTGGAGCACCTGTCCCGTCGTGTACGAGGCCTCTTCCGACGCGAGGAACACGTAATGGGGAGCGACCTCGACCGGCTCGCCCGCGCGTCCCAGCGGAACGTCCGATCCGAAGGTCTTGACCTGGTCCGGCGGGAAGGTCGAGGGGATGAGCGGCGTCCAGATCGGTCCCGGCGCCACGGCGTTCACCCGGATCTTCCGGTCGACGAGCGCCTGGGCGAGCGAGCGGGTGAAGGAGACGATCGCCCCCTTCGTGGAGGCGTAGTCGATGAGGTGCGCGCTCCCGCGGTAGGCGGTCACCGAGGCCGTGTTCACGATCGAGGCGCCCTCCGGCATGTGCGGCAGCGCGGCGCGCGTCAGGAAGAACATGGAGAAGACGTTCGTCCGGAACGTGCGCACGAGCTGCTCCTCCGAGATCTCCTCGAGACGCTCCCGGGGATGCTGCTCGGCCGCGTTGTTGACGAGCACGTCGATCTTCCCGAGCCCGGCGACCGTCTGTCGCACCGCCTCGCGGCAGAACGAGTCGTCCCCCACGTCGCCCGCGATCAGGATCGCGCGCCGGCCGTGCTCCCGGACCAGCCGCTCGGTCTCGCGCGCGTCCTCGTGCTCCTCCAGGTAGACGATCGCGACGTCGGCGCCCTCCCGGGCGAAGGCCACCGCCACGGCGCGTCCGATCCCGCTGTCTCCTCCCGTGATCAGGGCGGCCTTGCCGAGGAGCCGCCCGCACGAGGGACGCGACGGATCGTCGTACTTGGGCCGCGGCTTCATCAGGCGCTCGCGTCCCGGCTGGCGCCGCTGCTTCTGCGGCGGCCGCTGCGGCTTCTTGGGCATGGTCTTCTGGGGCATGGTTCCTCCGGTCAGGCGCCGCCGGCGAGGAGCAGGTGGATGAGCGCGCGATAGACCACCGCGAGGACGCTGCCGGCGAACGCCCCCATGACGACGTCGCTCGGGTAGTGCACGCCGAGATAGATCCGCGAGAAGCTCACCGCGAGCGCGAACAGGTAGAAGAGAGGAGCCCACCGCGGCAGGAACATGCCGAGCAGCACCGCGCCCGCGAACCCGGCGGCGGCGTGGCCCGAGGGAAAGGAGAAGTCGCGCGGACGCGTTCCGATGACCCGCGCCTTGACGAACGCGATGAAGGGACGCCGGCGCCGGAAGATGGGCTTCAGGACGACGTTGACCGTGATCATCGTGGCCCACAGCGCCGGAAGCGCCACGACGGCGGCCTCCAGCCCCTGCCGAAGGTCCACGAAGAGGATGAGCAGCACGACGACGGCCCACCCCTCGCCATAGTGGATGAAGCGCGAGAGGGCCTCCAGCCCGCGGTCCACGGCCTCGCCGAACGTGACGTTGTTGAGGTGGAGAAAGATGGCGGCGTCGTACGCCTCGATCGCGGCGAGCGGGTGGCGGAAGATCCCCTGGAGCGGCCACGTGCGGGAGCGCTCGCCGATCATCCGGGCGACGTCCTCGGTCACGGTGGGCGCGGCCTCGGGACCGGCGCCCGCGTCGGAGGCCGCCGCCGGAGCGTCTTCTTCGGAAGCCGCGCTGCGGCTCGGCGCCGAGGGAGCCGCTTCCGCCGCCGCGGGGAGCGCCTCCCCGGTCCCGGTCGCGGGGGGCGCCGCTTCGGCTGCCGCCGTGGCAGGCTCGGTCACGCTGGCGCCGGCTGCGGGCTTGGCGACCAGGATGCGGAGGGCCGAGGGAACGACCCGCATCGTCACCGGGGTGCGTCCGATGATCTCGCCGTCGCCCTGCACCAGCACCGGCTGGCTCGACTCCACGACCGCGCGGTCCTTGACGCGGTAGAAGCGCGCGTTCTCGTCCCTCCGGTGGCGGCTCGTCAGGGAGCGCCAGAGCAGCTTTCCGAAGTCGCGCTTCCGGTTCACGTTGAAAACGCACAGGTCGAGCGTCCCGTCGGTGGGATCGATGCGGGGTCCCCACGTGAACGGAGGGGCGCCCACCGTTCCCACGTTGGCGGCCACGATCTGCCAGGCGCGCGCGCGGACCACGGAGCCGTCCAGACGCAGCGTGAACCACCGCGGCCGGAAGCCGAAGGCCCGCCGCACGAATGTGAGCACGTAGGCGAGGCGGCCCAGCTTCTCCTGCCGCTCGCGGGTCGTGTCGCGGATCATGAGCGCGTCGGGGCCGACGCCCACCTGGGTGAAGACGTACCGCCGGCCCACGAGGATGGCGTCCAGCGCCACGACCTGGCCGGCCTCGGCGATCACCGCCATCGCTTCTTCCAGCCCGAGTGGAATTCCCAGCTCGCGGGCCAGGACGTTCGTGGTGCCGCCCGGGATGATGCCGAGCGAGACGGCGGGGTCCTGGCCGCGCCGGCGCGCCAGGCACTGCGCCACCATGCTGACCGTGCCGTCGCCTCCCGCGGCGACGACGCGCCTGCAGCCCTCGCGGATCGCGCGCGCCACGTGACGGCGCACCGCCGCGTCGGCGCCGGGCCCGGCCTCCACCGTGACCACGCGGTGCTTGAGGCCGAGCGGTCCGAACACCGTCTGCGCCGCCGCGTTCATCGCCTCGGTCGTGAAGCGGGCGGAGCCGGCGTTGTGGAGGATGAGGAGGTCGGGCGGCGGCGAGCCGTTTCGATGGGGCTCTCCGGCTCCGCGCTCCGGGCGGCTCCGCGCCGGCGTGGCGCGGCTGCCCCGGGGGCGGACCCGCTCTTCGGGGCGGATCACCACCAACTTGGCGCGCGGGCGGGCCGAGCGAGGGCTCATCGGAGCAGCTCGATCAGCGCGCGCTCGCTCTTTTCGACGCGCCTGGCGTTGCCGTTGGAGAGCTCGGACACGTCCTCGAAGAAGGCTCCGATCACGCGCCCCTGCTCGTA includes the following:
- a CDS encoding MASE1 domain-containing protein, encoding MPRPSARDLIRAAGVAALYYGAGRLGLALASVSSSATAVWPPTGIALAALLVFGYRMWPAILAAAFLVNIPVSGAGAVSAAVAVGNTLEALAGAWLVRRFAGGSAAFEEPRRIFAFAGMGMLATAASPTIGVTAVAAAGAVAWREYGPVWLTWWLGDLSGALVVAPFLILWLRRPHVRWKLRRAAEAAALFASLILIASLVFGGASSFPGGAPPLEFLCVPVLVWAAFRFSLREASTATLLLSGIAILGTLRGAGPFARADVNESLLLLQAYTSVSSVLVLAVTAALAGRRRDEVRVRRLATELEGRVEARTAELKRAVQTLREEARERERAQEALGTSEARLREAQRVARVGSWEWDIERDSLWWSEELYEIYGVDPATFPATFDSFIALVHPEDRPLVRRVVEAAHRNRQPFKIEHRVVRPDQTVLTVAARGRVVVDDQGRAVRMLGTGQDVTDEKRAEEERSHLLVEREARRQAEEANRLKDEFLATLSHELRTPLNAIVGWANLLREGTLDPATTTRAVETISRNAQIQSRLISDILDISRLIAGQLDFKLQMVSLESVIEGALDTMRPAAEANGVRLEANLAPAIGSVLGSPDRLQQVVWNLLSNAIKFTPKGGRVWIALSARETSAVIRVEDEGIGIDPDFLPHVFERFRQKNPSSSRRHGGLGLGLAIARHIVEFHGGTITAENRESGRGARFVVTLPLVEAAEAARAVEGGAPGRGAPRAEWGPDPAGAPARAAAAAEGAEPEPAANPLAGVRALLVEDEADSRELLARLLTSCGAEVRVAGSAAEALPLLVREHPNLLISDIAMPGETGYDLIERVRALAPEAGGRIPAIAVTAYTGAEDARRALRSGYQAHLSKPVQLRELVRLVADLMEGASLPLESPGPSGPHGR
- a CDS encoding YtxH domain-containing protein, giving the protein MNENPYLNEESRGVASGMSGFMLGAIVGAGVALLFAPAAGTDTRRKLGETAKRLGSAARDKVQEGREQLQDRFGSSSDRERQGSSSSSPTTGFEAGRREPVPSTGSTTNPGQTGRTGATPGRSNP
- a CDS encoding response regulator — encoded protein: MSADEITRAEERPLSILVVDDDPDSADSLALLLEHWNHRVCVAYDGAQAIETFRRERPSVALIDISLPDMDGYEVARALKKEEHPATLVALTGYGDDGDLRASKEAGFDRHFVKPIDLRSLRELLLGAGARS
- a CDS encoding SDR family oxidoreductase encodes the protein MPKKPQRPPQKQRRQPGRERLMKPRPKYDDPSRPSCGRLLGKAALITGGDSGIGRAVAVAFAREGADVAIVYLEEHEDARETERLVREHGRRAILIAGDVGDDSFCREAVRQTVAGLGKIDVLVNNAAEQHPRERLEEISEEQLVRTFRTNVFSMFFLTRAALPHMPEGASIVNTASVTAYRGSAHLIDYASTKGAIVSFTRSLAQALVDRKIRVNAVAPGPIWTPLIPSTFPPDQVKTFGSDVPLGRAGEPVEVAPHYVFLASEEASYTTGQVLHPNGGEIVNG
- a CDS encoding phosphatase PAP2 family protein — translated: MSPRSARPRAKLVVIRPEERVRPRGSRATPARSRPERGAGEPHRNGSPPPDLLILHNAGSARFTTEAMNAAAQTVFGPLGLKHRVVTVEAGPGADAAVRRHVARAIREGCRRVVAAGGDGTVSMVAQCLARRRGQDPAVSLGIIPGGTTNVLARELGIPLGLEEAMAVIAEAGQVVALDAILVGRRYVFTQVGVGPDALMIRDTTRERQEKLGRLAYVLTFVRRAFGFRPRWFTLRLDGSVVRARAWQIVAANVGTVGAPPFTWGPRIDPTDGTLDLCVFNVNRKRDFGKLLWRSLTSRHRRDENARFYRVKDRAVVESSQPVLVQGDGEIIGRTPVTMRVVPSALRILVAKPAAGASVTEPATAAAEAAPPATGTGEALPAAAEAAPSAPSRSAASEEDAPAAASDAGAGPEAAPTVTEDVARMIGERSRTWPLQGIFRHPLAAIEAYDAAIFLHLNNVTFGEAVDRGLEALSRFIHYGEGWAVVVLLILFVDLRQGLEAAVVALPALWATMITVNVVLKPIFRRRRPFIAFVKARVIGTRPRDFSFPSGHAAAGFAGAVLLGMFLPRWAPLFYLFALAVSFSRIYLGVHYPSDVVMGAFAGSVLAVVYRALIHLLLAGGA